Part of the Aquabacterium sp. OR-4 genome, CTCGTAGCCGGGGCCCATGCGGAACTCGCGTGAATCGGGCACGCCGGCCAGGTTGCGTTCGACATTGCCCTGGCGGATGCGGTCGAGCACCGCGCCGGTCACCACGTAGAAGTTCCAGGGCTGGGTGTTCAGCGAGGTGGGCGCGCGCATGGCGAGCGCCAGGATCTCGCGGATCAGCGCCTGCGGCACGGGCTTGTTCAGGTAGCCGCGGATGCTGCGGCGGCCCTGCACCACGTCGTCAAATTCCATCTTCACCTCGATTGGGCTTGTTGCGGCCTGGCGGCCAAAGCTCGAGCTTGTGCCGCAAGGGCCTGCCGCGGGCTGTCGCACCGCGGACACGCGCGGGTCAGCCCCAGGTGCCGGCCACGGCGGCGGCCGGCGGGCTCAGGCCCACAGCGCCTGCATCGCCCCCACAAAGCCTTCGGCCAGCGCCGCGGCCTGCACATGCCGGCCGTCGCGCACGCGGCATTGGCCGGCCACCCACACCTGGCGGAAGGCCGGCGCGTCGGCGGCAAACACCAGCCCATCCAGCGCCTGGCTGACCGGCACGCCCAGCAGGCCGGGGGCGGCGCCGTCGAGCACCAGCAGGTCGGCGCGCGCACCCGGCACCAGGCCCCAGGCCGCGAAGCCGGCCGCCGCCGCGCCACCGGCCAGGCTGTGGTTGAACAAACGCGCCGCGGTGGCCGGCTGCCCCTGCTCGGGCGCGGCCGCCACGTTGCGCTGGCGCAGGGCCAGGCGCTGGCTGGTTTCGAGCGCGCGCAGCTCGTGCGGCCAGTGTCGGGCCACATGGCTGTCGGAGCCGATGCTGGTGATGGTGTGGCGCGCCAGCCAGCCGGGCAGGTCGAGGATGCCGTCGCCCAGGTTGGCCTCGGTGCTGGGGCAGATCACCACGCCGGCGCCGGCGGCGGCCACGGCATCCATCTCGGCCGGCGTGGCATGCGTGGCATGCACCAGCTGCCAGCGCGCATCCAGCGCCACATGCCGGGCCAGCCACTCGATCGGCCGCCGGCCGGTGGCGGCCAGGCAGTCGCTCACTTCCGCCGTTTGCTCGGCGATGTGGATGTGGATCGGGCCGGCATCGCCCGCGCAGCCTTGCACCAGGGCGGTGATGGCATCGGGTTCGGCCGCGCGCAGCGAGTGGATGGCCACACCGGCCGTCACCCCCGGCAGGCCCCAGGCACGGATGCCCTCGCGCATGGCCGTGACGCCGGCCGGCGTGGTGGCAAAGCGGCACTGGTCGGGCCGCAGCGCCGGCTGGGCAAAACCGGCGCGCTGGTACAGCACCGGCAGCAGCGTGAGACCGATGCCGGTGGCCTGCGCCGCGGCGGCCAGGGCCTGCGCCATGGCCAGCGGCTCGGGATAGGGCCGGCCGTCGGGCTGGTGGTGCAGGTAGTGGAACTCGAGCACCTGGGTGTAGCCGCCCTGCAGCAGCTCGGCGTAGAGCTGGCTGGCCACGGCCTGCAGCTGCGCCGGCGAGATGCGGTTGGCCACCGCGTACATGCGGTCGCGCCAGCCCCAGAAATCGTCTTGCGCGGCCTCGCGCCGCTCGGCCAGGCCGGCAAAGGCGCGCTGGAAGGCATGGCTGTGGGCATTGACCAGGCCCGGCAGCACCGGGCCGGGCAGCACGGTGGCGGCCTCGGGCGGCTGCGCCACGCCGGCCTGCACCGCCTGCCAGCAGCCGTCGCGCCCGGGCGTGAGCAGCACGCCATCCACCCAGCCGCGCGCGGGCAGCCAGGCCTGCGGGGCCCAGAGTGCGGGGGTGCCCACGTCAGGCTCCGGGACGCCAGTCGATCAGCGCGCCCAGCAAGGCGCGCAGCACCGGCTGCACGGCGGCCGCGCGGTCTTCGCGGTAGGCAAAGGGCGGGTCTTCGGCATCGTCGTTCATGTAGCAGCTCCAGCACATCTCGAGCTGCAGCGCGTGCACGCCCTGCGCCGGCTGGCCGTAACAGCGCGTGATGTGCCCGCCCTTGAAGCGGCCGTTGGTGATGTGGGTGTAGCGCTGCTGGCCGGCCAGCACGGCCTGCGCCGCCGCCTGCAGGCCGGGCGCGCAGGCGCGGCCGTCGGCGGTGCCCAGGTTCAGGTCCCACAGCTTGCCTTCAAACAGCCAGGGCAGGCGGTCCTTGATGCTGTGGCCGTCCAGCAGCACCGCATGGCCGTGCAAGGCCCGCAGCCGCGCCAGCTCGGCCGCCAGGGCCTCGTGGTAGGGCTGCCAGCAGGTCTGCACGCGCTGGCGCACCTCGGCCTCGTCGGGCGCCTGGCCGGGCGGGTAGATCGCATCGCCGGTGAAGAAGCGGGTGGGGCACAGCTCGGTGTTGTTGACGCCGGCATACATCGGCGCGTTCTCGGGCGGGCGGTTCAGATCGACCACGATGCGGTTGAAGTGCGGCACCAGCACGCTGGCGCCCAGCGCCTGCGCAAAGCCGTACAGGCGCTCGAGGTGCCAGTCGGTGTCTTCCACGCGCAGCGCGCGGGGCACCAGGCGCGGCTGCAGGGCCGCGGGCAGGGCGGTGCCCACATGCGGCAGGCTCAGCAGCAGCGGCGTGCTGCCGCGGTGCAGGGTGAACACCGCAGGCTCGGCGAGGGTCATGGCGCGGTCTCCGGGGGGTGGGCGTCGGTGTCGGTGGTGCAGGTGGTGCCGGTGGCGCCGGTGGTGCCGGCCTCGCCGGCCAGGTGCACGGTGCGGCCGCCGGCCACCACGCGCTGTGCGGGCCGCTGGCCAAACCAGTAGGCCAGCTCGGCCGGGTGGTTCAGGTTCCAGGCCACGAAGTCGGCGCGGCAGCCGGCCGCCAGGCGGCCATGCGTGGCCTGCAGGCCCAGCGCGCGCGCGGCGTGCACGGTGGTGCCGGCCAGCGCCTCCTCGGGTGTCAGCCGGAACAGGGTGCAGGCCATGTTCATGGCCAGCAGCAGCGACAGGCCGGGCGACGAGCCGGGGTTGTGGTCACTGGCCACGGCCATCGGCACGCCGGCCTGGCGCAGCGCCTGCACCGGCGGCAGCCGGGTGTCGCGCAGAAAGTAGAACGCGGTGGGCAGCAGCATGGCCACCGTGCCGGCGCCGGCCATCGCGGCGATGCCGCGGTCCGACAGGTGCTCGATGTGGTCGCAGCTCAGCGCGCCATAGCCGGCGGCCAGCGCGGCGCCTTCCTGGTTGCTCAGCTGCTCGGCATGCAGCTTGACCGGCAGGCCCAGCGCCTGGGCGGCGTCGAACACGCGCCGGGTCTGCTCGGGCGTGAAGCCGATGGTGTCGCAGAAGGCGTCCACCGCATCCACCAGGCCGTCGGCGGCCTGGGCCGGCAGCCAGGCGGCCACTGCGGCGATGTAGTCGTCGGGCCGGCCGTCGAACTCGGGCGGCAGCGCATGCGCCCCCAGCGAGGTGGTGCGCACGGTGATGCCCAGCGCCTGGCCCACGCCGCGCGCCACGCGCAGGCAGCGCGCCTCGGTGGCGGCATCCAGGCCGTAGCCGCTCTTGATCTCGAGCGTGGTCACGCCCTCGGCCAGCAGCTGGCGCGCGCGGCCCAGCGCCAGCGCCAGCAGGCGCTGCTCGTCGGCGGCGCGGGTGGCGGCCACGGTGGACCGGATGCCGCCACCGGCGCGCGCGATCTGCTCGTAGCTGGCGCCCTGCAGGCGCTGCTCGAACTCGAGCGCGCGATCACCGGCATACACCAGGTGGGTGTGGGCGTCGATCAGGCCGGGCGTGACCAGGCGGCCGCCCAGGCTGATCTCGTGGCCGATGCGCGGCCGCAGCGCGGCGGGCAGCTCGGCCAGCGCGCCCACCCACCGCAGCGTGTCGCCCTGCGTGAGCAGCGCGCCATCGGGCTGCCAGCCATAGGGCGTGGCGCCGTCCATCGTGGCCAGGTGGGCGTGCTGCCAGAGGGTCAGCGGGGCCGGGGTGTTCATGCGGGGGCCTGTGCGGTCGCGCCAAGATCGGCCCACAGCCACCAGGCGCGGGCCTCGGCGGATGCGGGGGTCCATTGCCAGGGCTGTTGATCGGGCGGCGTGCCGGCAGCCGCCGGCAGCACCAGGCCCATGCCCGGCAAGGCCAGCCCATCATGCCCCGTTTGCAGATGCCCGGCGCCGGTGCAGAAGCAGGCGCGCCAGGCGCCCGGCGGCGCTTGCCAGGCCTCGTCGGGCCGCGCCTTGACCAGGCCGCCGGCCACGCCGCGCAGCATCAGGTTCAGGTCGCGCGTGGCGCCGCCGATCAGGCTGCAGCCGGGCGCCTGGGCGCCGTCAAAGCAGATCGGCGGGCTGCAGGGCGTGAGTGCCTGCGCCTGCTGCGGCCAGGCCAGGTTGACGCCGGCGCCCTGCACCACGGCAAACCAGCGCCGCACGCCGGCAAAGGGCGAGAACGGCCCGTCGCGCGTGATGTCGGCCAGGCTGATGCGCAGGCGCCAGTCGGCCGCCGCGGCGCCGGCCGGCCAGACCCACAGCGTGCGCGTGCTGCCGCCGCCATTGCGCCAGGGCTCGGCCGCCACCGCCTCGGCGGCCTGCCACTGCAGACCCAGGTCTTCGCTCATGGCGCGAACTCGCCCTGCAGGCGGTAGCGCGTGCCCGGGTGCACCAGGCGCGCCGCGGTGATGGCGTGCTGGGCATTGGTGGTGCGGCGCACCACCACCAGGCAGGGATCACCGGCGCCGATGCCCAGCAGGCGGGCCTCGCGCGCGGTGGGCAGCGCGGCCTCGATGCTGTAGCTGGCCTGCCACAGCGGCGCCACCTCCAGCAGGTAGTGGGTGGGCGTGGTCTGCGAAAAATCGACCCCCAGGTAGCCCGGCGCGGCGGCGGGGTTGACGTAGCGGTCTTCGCACTGCAGCGGCACCTCGTTTTCGAGGTGCACGATCAGCGTGTGGAACACCGGCTCGCCCTGGGCCAGGCCCAGCTGCGCGGCCACGCCGGGGCTGGCGGCCTCCTGCCGCGCCAGGTGCACCTGGGCGCGGTGGCGGTGGCCGCGCTGCGAGATCTCTTCGTGCAGGTCGCGGATCATCAGCTGCGAAGCCACCTTGCCCAGCTGCGCCGCGAAGGTGCCCACGCCCTGCACCCGGTCGACCAGGCCCTCGGCCGCCAGCTCGCGCAGCGCGCGGCCCACGGTCATGCGGCTGACGCCGAAGCGCTGCACCAGCTCGGCCTCGCTGGGCATCAGCGCGCCCGGGGGGTACTGGCCGCTGGCCAGCGCGTCGCGCAGGAACTGCTTGACCAGCGCATACGGCGCCTGGGCCCGCGCTGCACTGCGCGAAGGGATCGGACGGGTGGACATGCGGGAAAGCCTGGGGGCGCCCGGCGGGCCGGGCTGCTGGATGATCGGCGGCATGCTACTTGCCTTGGCTTGTCTAGACAAGTACATTGACGGCGCTCTGCACCCATCCCGCCAGCCGAGGGCCACCGCAAATGACCGATCTGTCCACCCCGCCCGCACCGCCTGCGCCCACCGCCGCCGCGCCGGGCTACCTGGGGGCCGGTCAAGGCGCCCACCGGCAGCACGCTGCACTGCCGCAACTGGCTGATCGAGGCCGCCTACCGCATGCTGCAGAACAACCTCGACCCCGCGGTGGCCGAGAACCCCGAGGCGCTGGTGGTCTACGGCGGTATCGGCAAGGCTGCGCGCAACTGGGATTGTTTCGAGGCCATCCTGAAAAGCCTGGAGCAGCTGCAGGAAGACGAGTCGCTGCTGATCCAGAGCGGCAAGCCGGTGGGCGTGTTCCGCACCCATGCCGATGCACCACGGGTGCTCATCGCCAACTCCAACCTGGTGCCCAAATGGGCCACCTGGGAGCATTTCAACCAGCTCGACCGCGCCGGGCTGATGATGTACGGCCAGATGACCGCCGGCAGCTGGATCTACATCGGCAGCCAGGGCATCGTGCAGGGCACCTACGAGACCTTTGTCGAGGCGGCACGCCAGCACTACGGTGGCCAAGCCCAAGGCAAGTGGATCCTGACGGCCGGCCTGGGTGGAATGGGCGGCGCGCAACCACTGGCCGCCACGTTTGCGGGTTTCTGCTCGCTGAACATCGAGTGCCAGCAGTCGCGCATCGACTTCCGCCTGCGCAGCCGCTATGTGGACGAGCAGGCCGCCGATCTGGACGACGCGCTGGCCCGCATCCAGCGCTACACCGCCGAGGGCCGCGCCGTCAGCATTGCGCTGCTGGGCAATGCCGCCGAGCTGCTGCCCGAGCTGGCCCGGCGTGCCCAGGCCGGCGGCCCCCGGCCCGATCTGGTGACCGACCAGACCAGCGCGCACGACCTGATCAACGGCTACCTGCCGCCGGGCTGGAGCGTGGCGCAATGGCTGGCCGCGCGCGCCGATGCTGCCCAGCATGCCGCGCTGAAGGCCGCCGCCGCCCAGGGCTGCGCCCGGCATGTGCAGGCCATGCTGGCCTTCCAGCAGATGGGCGTGCCCACGGTCGACTACGGCAACAACATCCGCCAGGTGGCCTTTGACGAAGGCGTGCAGAACGCGTTTGACTTCCCCGGCTTCGTGCCGGCCTACATCCGGCCGCTGTTCTGCCGCGGCAAGGGGCCGTTCCGCTGGGTGGCGCTGAGTGGTGACCCGGACGACATCCGCAAGACCGACGCCAAGATGAAGGAGCTGTTCCCCGCCGATGCCCACCTGCACCGCTGGCTCGACATGGCTGGCGAGCGCATCGCCTTCCAGGGCCTGCCGGCGCGCATCTGCTGGATCGGCCTGGGCGAGCGCCACCGCGCCGGCCTGGCCTTCAACGAGATGGTGCGCTCGGGCGAGCTGAAGGCGCCCATCGTCATCGGCCGCGACCACCTCGACAGCGGCAGCGTGGCCAGCCCCAACCGCGAGACCGAGGCCATGATGGACGGCAGCGACGCGGTGAGCGACTGGCCGCTGCTGAACGCGCTGCTCAACACCGCCGGCGGCGCCACCTGGGTGAGCCTGCACCATGGCGGCGGCGTGGGCATGGGCTACAGCCAACACAGCGGCGTGGTGATCGTGTGCGACGGCAGCGCGGCGGCCGACCAGCGCATCGCGCGCGTGCTGTGGAACGACCCCGCCACCGGCGTGATGCGCCATGCCGATGCCGGCTATGCCGAGGCCGTGGCCTGCGCGCATGAGCAGAACCTCAACCTGCCGATGGTCCAGTAAACATGCTGCTGCGCCCTGGAGAACTCACGCTGGATGTGCTGCAGGCCATCCACAGCGAAGGCCACCGTCCGTTGCGCCTGATGCTCGACCCCGCCGCGCTGCCGGCCATCCAGGCCAGCGCGGCGCTGGTGCAGGCGGCCGCGGCGGGCGATGCGCCGGTGTACGGTGTCAACACCGGCTTTGGCAAGCTGGCCAGCACGCGCATCAGCGCGGCCGATCTGGCCCAGCTGCAGCGCAACCTGATCCGCAGCCACAGCGTGGGCGTGGGCGAGCCGCTGCAGCCCGCCGTGGTGCGGCTGATGCTGGCGCTGAAGGCAGCCAGCCTGGGGCGTGGGCACAGCGGTGTGCGGCCGGTCGTCATCGACACGCTGCTCGCGGTGCACAACGCCGGCCTGGTGCCCCATGTGCCCAGCCAGGGCTCGGTGGGCGCCTCGGGCGACCTGGCGCCGCTGTCGCACATGACGCTGGCGCTGATGGGCGAGGGCGCCTTCCTGGGTGCCGATGGCCAACCGGTGCCGGCGGCGCAAGCCCTGGCCCAGGCCGGCATCACCCCGCTGGCACTCGAGGCCAAGGAAGGCCTGGCGCTGATCAACGGCACGCAGACCAGCACCGCACTGGCGCTGCATGCGCTGTTTGCCTTTCGGCCGGTGTTCGAGGCTGCGCTGGTGGTGGGCGCGCTCACGGTGGATGCCGCGCGCGGCAGCGATGGGCCGTTCGACCCGCGCATCCATGCACTGCGTGGCCAGCCGGGCCAGATCGACGTGGCACGCATCTACCGCGCGCTGCTGGCCGGCAGCGCCATCCGCGCCAGCCACAAGACCATGCGCCCCGAGACTGGCGCTGCGCGCCAGTCGCCCCCCGAGGGGGGTGTCCAGCACTGGCAAAGCCAGATGCCGGACGGCGACGATCGCGTGCAAGACCCCTACTGCCTGCGCTGCCAGCCGCAGGTGGTGGGCGCCTGCCTGGATCAGCTGCGCCATGCCGCCCAGGTGCTGCTGCGCGAAGCCAATGCCGTGACCGACAACCCGCTGGTGTTTGCCGACACGCAGGAGATGATCAGCGGTGGCAACTTCCACGCCGAGCCGGTGGCCCTGGCCGCCGATGGCATGGCGCTGGCCATTGCCGAGGTGGGGGCCATTGCCGAGCGCCGCATCGCGATGCTGATCGATGCCAGCGTGTCGCGGCTGCCGCCCTTTCTGACCGCCGATGCGGGCCTGAACAGCGGCTTCATGATCGCCCACGTCACGGCCGCCAGCCTGGCCAGCGAGAACAAGAGCCTGGCCCACCCGGCCAGCGTGGACAGCCTGCCCACCAGCGCCAACCAGGAAGACCATGTGAGCATGGCCACCTTCGCGGCACGGCGCTTGCAAGCCATGGTCAGCAACACCGCCCACATCCTCGGCATCGAGTGGCTGGCCGCGGCCCAGGGCATCGAGTTCCTGCGGCCGCTGGCCAGCAGCCCGGCGCTCGAGGAGATGCTGGCGCTGCTGCGCCAGCTTTGCCCGCCCATGCACCAGGACCGCTACCTCGCCCCCGACATCGCCCAGGCCACGGCCCTGCTGCGCTCAGGCCAGCTCAGCGCGCTGCTCGACCGCCAGACCGGCCTGCCCACGCTGTGGCCGCAGGCCGACCTGCGCGCCCAGATCGGTGGCGAGGCCGGCGAGCACGCCGATGGCCACGCGGGCGGCGGCGCCTGCGACCATCCCTCCCACCGCCACTGATCCCACCCGCAACCCCGCACGAGGAGCGCCTCCGATGATTTCCTTCCGTTCACGCATGGCCCTGGCCGCCACCACCCTGGCACTGGCCAGCGCCACCACCCAGGCCCAGGAGACCAAGCTGGCCATCGGCATCAGCGGCTGGACCGGCTTTGCGCCGCTCACGCTGGCCAGGGAGGCCGGCCTGTTCAAGAAGAACGGGCTCGACGTGAGCATCAAGAAGATCCCGCAGAAGGACCGCCACCTGGCCATTGCCAGCGGCGACATCCAGTGCGCCGCCACCACGGTGGAAACCTGGGTGGTGTGGAACGCCAACGGCGTGGCCACCACGCAGATCTTCCAGCTCGACAAGAGCTTTGGCGCCGACGGCATGGTGGTCAAGCCCGGCATCGGCAAGATCAGCGACCTGAAGGGCAAGACCGTGGCCGCCAGTGCCCCCGGCACCGCGCCCTACTTCACGCTGGCCTGGATGCTCAAGAAAAACGGCCTGAGCGTGAAGGACGTGAAGGTGGTCAACCTCGAGCCCCAGGCCGCCGCCAACGCGATGATCGCCGGCACCGATGGCGTCGACGCCGCCATGACCTACGAGCCCTACCTGGGTGCCGTGCGCGCCAAGCCCGAGGCCGGCAAGATCATCGCCACCACGCTCGACTACCCGATGATCATGGACACCTTTGGCTGCACGCCCAAGTTCCTGGCCGAGAACCCCAAGGCCGCCAAGGCCCTGGCCGACAGCTACTTCGACGCCGTGGCCATGATCAAGGCCGACCCGAAGAAGAGCTTCGAGATCATGGGCGCCGACGTCAAGCAAAGCGGCGAGGCCTTCGAGAAGAGCCAGGCCTACCTGCGCTGGCAAGACCGCGAGGCCAACCTGAAGTTCTTTGCCGGCGAGCATGCGCAGTTCAGCAAGGAGGCGGCCGAGCTGCTGCTGGAGGCCGGCATCATCAAGCAGATCCCCGATCTGTCGAAGCTGGCCACCACCCAGTTCCTGAAATGACCCACCCCCTACGCGCTTCGCGCGCCCCCTCAAGGGGGCAACGCCAGCGGCCCGGCAAAGCCGGTTCCGCGGCGTTCGCTGGGTTCTGTCACCACGTTCCGCGTCGGGTGCGTTGATGAAGCCTTTGGTTCCCGTCGCTGCCACGACCCGCGTGGCGCTGGGGGTGAGTTTCTTCGTGCTGTTCGTGGCGCTGTGGGCGCTGGCCACCTTTGGCGGCTTCGTGCAGAAGACCTTTCTGGCCGATCCGCTCACCATGGTGAAAAGCGGCGTCACGCTGCTCACCGAGATGGGTTTTGGCTGGGACATCCTGTGGACGGTGTGGCGCGTGCTGGGCGGCTTTCTGATCGCCGCGGCCATTGCGCTGCCGCTGGGCGTGGCGATGGGCGCCTACAAGCCGGTGGAGGCCTTCTTCGAGCCCTTCGTCAGCTTTGCGCGCTACCTGCCGGCCAGTGCCTTCATCCCGCTGCTGATCCTGTGGGCCGGCATCGGCGAGAAGCAGAAGCTGGCGGTCATCTTCATCGGCAGCTTCTTCCAGCTGGTATTGATGATCGCGGTGATCGTGGGCAACACCCGGCGCGATCTGGTGGAGGCCGCCTACACCCTGGGCGTGAATGACCGCGGCCTGATCCGCCGCGTCTTGATCCCCGGCGCAGCGCCCGAGATTGCCGAGGTGCTGCGCATGGTGCTGGGCTGGGCCTGGACCTATGTGATCGTGGCCGAGCTGATCGGCGCCAGCAGCGGCATCGGCCACATGATCACCGACAGCCAGGCGCTGCTGGCCACCGACCAGATCATCTTCGGCATCATCGTCATCGGCCTGATCGGCCTGGCCAGCGACCTGCTGTTCAAGTGGGCCAACCGCCGGCTGTTTCCGTGGGCTCAGCTGGGGCGATGAGGCCGGGTCGTCGCGCGGCTGCCGCGGCTTCACAATCCCCTCGCGGCGGGCCATCTCGGCCCGCCATGCCGATGCAGGGGAGACGAACATGAGCATGCGCTCACGCGGGGTGGCAGGCCTGGTGCTGGTGGTGGCGGTGGGCCTGGGCCTGTCGAGCTGCGGCACCATCGGATCGGGCAATGTGGGCGTGCGCACCACGCTGGGCAAGATCAACCCCGAGGAGCTGGAGCCCGGCGTCTACCTGGGGGTGCCGGCCATCAGCCAGGTGGCCGAGTTCTCGGGCAAGGAAATCGGCGTCGACCTGAGCGACCTCACGCCCAAGGCACGCGACAACCTCTCGCTGCGCGACCTGGACGTGACCCTGTACTACCGCGTGGCAACCGGCCAGATCGCCGACCTGACCGTCAAATACGCCGGCCAGCATGTGCGCGACGAAGGCAGCCGCGTCACCCTGCCGGCCCACGGCCTGCTCAGCCGCCTGGCGCGCAATGCCATCTACGAGCAGGCCGCACGCATCGACAGCCTGGTGATGCACACCCAGCGCGACGAGCTGGCCTCGGCCGTGCGCCGCGGCCTTCAGGCCGAACTGGATGCCAACGACAAGGGCGTGTTCACCATCACCCGCGTGGTGATCCGCGCGCTCACCACCGACCCGGCCATCGAGCGCACCATCCAGGAATCGGTGGCCGCGCAAAAGCAGCTCGAAACCACCAAGCAGCGCGTGGCCATCGCCGAGGCCGAGGCCCAGGTGGAGATCAAGCGCGCCGAGGGCGTGGCGCGTGCCAACCAGATCATCAACCAGAGCCTCACGCGCGAGTACCTGCAGCACGAATCCAACCTGGCGCTGATGAAGTTTGCCGAGAAGGGCGGGGCCACCACGGTGGTGATCCCCGCCAACATGCAGACCGCGCCCCTGATCAACATCGGCAAGTAGCCGCAGCCACCCCACCCATCGCCAGACGCCATGACCACCCCCCTGCTCACCGTGCGCGGCCTCGAACGCCGCTTCGACAAGACGCTGGCGCTGCAGGCCACCGACCTGGATGTGGCCGAGAACGACTTCATCACCATCCTGGGCCCCAGCGGCTGCGGCAAGAGCACGCTGCTGCGCATCGTGGCCGGGCTCGACCAGCCCACCGCCGGCCGCGCCGAGCTGGAAGGCCAGCGCATCACCGGCCCCGGCGCCGAGCGCGGCATGGTGTTCCAGAGCTACACGCTGTTTCCCTGGCTCACGGTGCTGGACAACGTGTGCTTCGGCCTGCGCGAGCGCGGCCTGCCGCGCGCCGAGCAGCTGGCCATCGCGCACGACTTTCTCGCCAAGGTGGGCCTGCGCGGCTTTGAGCAGCACTACCCCAAGCAGCTCTCGGGCGGCATGCAGCAGCGCACCGCGCTGGCCCGCGCGCTGGCCAACCGCCCGCGCATGCTGCTGATGGACGAGCCCTTCGGCGCGCTCGACCATCAAACCCGTGAGCTGATGCAGGAGCTGCTGCTGGGCATCTGGGAAGCTGAACGCACGACGGTCTTGTTCGTCACCCACGACATCGACGAAGCCGTGTTCATGGGCAGCCGCGTGGTGGTGATGAGCGCCCGGCCCGGCCGCATCGTGCTCGATGAACGGGTGCCGCTGCCGCACCCGCGCCACTACTCGGTGAAGACCACGCCCGAGTTTGCCGGCCTGAAGGCGCGGCTGACCGAGGCCGTGCGCGCGCAGGTGCTGGCGGCGCAGGCGCAGATGCAGGCGCAGGCGGCCGCAGCGGCCTGAGCACCGCCGCCCGGTCGCCCCGCAGGCGGCCCCTCAGTCGGCCCCGAGCGCCGCCCGCAGCGCGGCCATCGCCGCATCCAGCCGGGCCATCGGCTCGCTGCAGGGGTTGACGGGCAGCACCAGTCCGACGGCCTGGCGCGTGGCGGCTTCGATCGACAGCGTGAGCGCCGCCATCTCCACCAGGCCCAGCGTCAGCGCGGGGCCGCGCAGATCGTGGGCTTGCTGCTGCACCGCGGCGGCGTTGCGCGCGGCCAGCGCGGCGTGCAGCGCCTGCAGCCCCGAGCCCTGCGCAAACTGGCGCAGCAGGCGCTCGTACATCGCCTGGTTGCCAGCCACCGCGGCCAGGCCCTGGGCCAGGTCCAGCCCCGGCAGCTGCGCCAGCCGATCCTGCAGCGCCGGCCGGGCGGCCGGTGCAGGCGCCTGCGGGCCGGCCGCGGGGGCCGCGGTGTCTTCGGGCACGGCAGCCGGCAGCTGGGTGGCCGTCAGCCAGCGCAGCAGGGTGGCGTGGAAGGCATGCACGTCCAGCGGCTTGGTGATGAAGTCGTTCATGCCTGCGGCCAGGCAGGCCTGGCGGTCTTCATCGAAGGCATTGGCGGTGAGGGCCAGGATGGGCAGTGCGGCATGGCCGGGCATGGCGCGGATCAGGCGCGCGGCCTCGACGCCGCTCATCTCGGGCATCTGCATGTCCATCAGCACCAGCGCGTAGCCGCCGCCACGTGCCAGCGCCACGGCCTCGCGGCCGGTGGCCGCGCAGTCAGCGGCAAAACCCAGCCCGTGCAGCATGGCCAGCGCGACCTCGCGGTTGACCTCGTTGTCTTCGGCCAGCAGCACCCGTGCGCCGCGGTAGCCCTGGCGCAGCAGGCTCGAGGCACTGGCCGGCTGGGTGGCCGGGCTGGGTGGCAGCACGCCGTGGCCACGCTGCAGGCGAGCCGTGAACCAGAAGGTGCTGCCCACGCCCACCTCGCTGTGCGCCCCGGCTTCACCACCCATCAGCTCGGCCAGGCGCCGGGTGATCGCCAGGCCCAGGCCCGAGCCGCCGTAGCGGCGGGTGGTCGAGGCGTCGGCCTGCTCGAAGGCATCGAACAGGCGGGCCAGCACCGGCGGTGCAATGCCGATGCCGGTGTCACTGACGGCAAAACGCACCAGCAGCTCGTCGCCCTCCACCTGCAGCAGCTTGGCCTGCAGCAGCACGCGGCCCTGCTCGGTGAACTTCACCGCATTGGAGGCGAAGTTCAGCAGCGCCTGGCGCAGCCGGGTCGGGTCGCCGCGCAGCCAGTGCGGCACGGCGTTCGGGTCCATCTCGATGCGCAGCCCCTTGGCGCGCGCCGCCTCGCCGATGATGGACTGCACGTTGTCGAGCACCGCCGACAGA contains:
- a CDS encoding formimidoylglutamate deiminase, with amino-acid sequence MGTPALWAPQAWLPARGWVDGVLLTPGRDGCWQAVQAGVAQPPEAATVLPGPVLPGLVNAHSHAFQRAFAGLAERREAAQDDFWGWRDRMYAVANRISPAQLQAVASQLYAELLQGGYTQVLEFHYLHHQPDGRPYPEPLAMAQALAAAAQATGIGLTLLPVLYQRAGFAQPALRPDQCRFATTPAGVTAMREGIRAWGLPGVTAGVAIHSLRAAEPDAITALVQGCAGDAGPIHIHIAEQTAEVSDCLAATGRRPIEWLARHVALDARWQLVHATHATPAEMDAVAAAGAGVVICPSTEANLGDGILDLPGWLARHTITSIGSDSHVARHWPHELRALETSQRLALRQRNVAAAPEQGQPATAARLFNHSLAGGAAAAGFAAWGLVPGARADLLVLDGAAPGLLGVPVSQALDGLVFAADAPAFRQVWVAGQCRVRDGRHVQAAALAEGFVGAMQALWA
- the hutG gene encoding N-formylglutamate deformylase; protein product: MTLAEPAVFTLHRGSTPLLLSLPHVGTALPAALQPRLVPRALRVEDTDWHLERLYGFAQALGASVLVPHFNRIVVDLNRPPENAPMYAGVNNTELCPTRFFTGDAIYPPGQAPDEAEVRQRVQTCWQPYHEALAAELARLRALHGHAVLLDGHSIKDRLPWLFEGKLWDLNLGTADGRACAPGLQAAAQAVLAGQQRYTHITNGRFKGGHITRCYGQPAQGVHALQLEMCWSCYMNDDAEDPPFAYREDRAAAVQPVLRALLGALIDWRPGA
- the hutI gene encoding imidazolonepropionase; translated protein: MNTPAPLTLWQHAHLATMDGATPYGWQPDGALLTQGDTLRWVGALAELPAALRPRIGHEISLGGRLVTPGLIDAHTHLVYAGDRALEFEQRLQGASYEQIARAGGGIRSTVAATRAADEQRLLALALGRARQLLAEGVTTLEIKSGYGLDAATEARCLRVARGVGQALGITVRTTSLGAHALPPEFDGRPDDYIAAVAAWLPAQAADGLVDAVDAFCDTIGFTPEQTRRVFDAAQALGLPVKLHAEQLSNQEGAALAAGYGALSCDHIEHLSDRGIAAMAGAGTVAMLLPTAFYFLRDTRLPPVQALRQAGVPMAVASDHNPGSSPGLSLLLAMNMACTLFRLTPEEALAGTTVHAARALGLQATHGRLAAGCRADFVAWNLNHPAELAYWFGQRPAQRVVAGGRTVHLAGEAGTTGATGTTCTTDTDAHPPETAP
- a CDS encoding HutD/Ves family protein — encoded protein: MSEDLGLQWQAAEAVAAEPWRNGGGSTRTLWVWPAGAAAADWRLRISLADITRDGPFSPFAGVRRWFAVVQGAGVNLAWPQQAQALTPCSPPICFDGAQAPGCSLIGGATRDLNLMLRGVAGGLVKARPDEAWQAPPGAWRACFCTGAGHLQTGHDGLALPGMGLVLPAAAGTPPDQQPWQWTPASAEARAWWLWADLGATAQAPA
- the hutC gene encoding histidine utilization repressor, translated to MSTRPIPSRSAARAQAPYALVKQFLRDALASGQYPPGALMPSEAELVQRFGVSRMTVGRALRELAAEGLVDRVQGVGTFAAQLGKVASQLMIRDLHEEISQRGHRHRAQVHLARQEAASPGVAAQLGLAQGEPVFHTLIVHLENEVPLQCEDRYVNPAAAPGYLGVDFSQTTPTHYLLEVAPLWQASYSIEAALPTAREARLLGIGAGDPCLVVVRRTTNAQHAITAARLVHPGTRYRLQGEFAP